In a genomic window of Curtobacterium flaccumfaciens pv. betae:
- a CDS encoding GOLPH3/VPS74 family protein: MAEQLTVPQAFALLQVEPDGRHALDGSTLDTGLAGAVLADLALRGAVSLQDGLVAVVNGAATGDPVLDGVVGSIAAAGAPRKAKWWVSRLGKRQLRDDVFAGLVERGVISVEQGKVLGLFPTTKHPERDGAPEALLRSGIADVLAGRAGPTPFSAAVIGLLDATNTLRKQFGAVDKDLVKEITSGTWASPAVKAVLEEIEAATMVVIMAATMATTTSIVTS, from the coding sequence ATGGCTGAGCAACTCACGGTCCCACAGGCATTCGCGCTCCTGCAGGTCGAGCCCGACGGACGCCATGCTCTCGATGGTTCGACGCTCGACACGGGTCTCGCGGGGGCCGTCCTCGCCGACCTCGCGCTGCGCGGTGCGGTCTCGCTGCAGGACGGACTCGTCGCCGTCGTGAACGGCGCCGCAACGGGCGACCCCGTGCTCGACGGCGTGGTCGGCTCCATCGCGGCAGCCGGTGCACCGCGCAAGGCGAAGTGGTGGGTGAGCCGACTCGGCAAGCGCCAGCTGCGCGACGACGTGTTCGCCGGACTCGTCGAGCGCGGCGTCATCAGCGTCGAGCAGGGCAAGGTGCTCGGCCTCTTCCCCACCACGAAGCACCCGGAGCGGGACGGAGCCCCGGAGGCGCTGCTGCGATCCGGCATCGCGGACGTGCTGGCCGGCCGCGCAGGACCCACGCCGTTCTCCGCCGCGGTCATCGGCCTGCTCGACGCGACGAACACCCTGCGCAAGCAGTTCGGCGCCGTCGACAAGGACCTGGTCAAGGAGATCACCTCGGGCACCTGGGCGAGCCCGGCGGTGAAGGCGGTACTCGAGGAGATCGAGGCCGCGACGATGGTCGTGATCATGGCGGCGACCATGGCAACGACGACCTCGATCGTCACGAGCTGA
- a CDS encoding SDR family oxidoreductase translates to MPETSTVTTRFADRVVLITGGGSGLGRATAVRLAAEGAALSLVDVSEQGLEATKTAVLESTPDAQVLTTVADVSDEAQVDAYVTATTERFGRIDGFFNNAGIEGKQNPTESFTAAEFDRVVSINLRGVFLGLEKVLKVMREQGSGMVVNTASVGGIRGIGNQSGYAAAKHGVVGLTRNSAVEYGRYGIRINAIAPGAIWTPMVENSMKQLDAENPRKAAEEFIQVNPTKRYGEAPEIAAVVAFLLSDDASYVNATVVPIDGGQSAAY, encoded by the coding sequence ATGCCCGAAACCAGCACCGTCACCACCCGCTTCGCCGACCGCGTCGTCCTCATCACCGGCGGCGGCTCCGGCCTCGGTCGCGCGACCGCCGTCCGCCTGGCCGCCGAGGGCGCTGCACTCTCCCTCGTCGACGTCTCCGAGCAGGGACTCGAGGCGACGAAGACCGCCGTGCTCGAATCCACCCCGGACGCGCAGGTCCTGACGACCGTCGCCGATGTGTCCGACGAGGCCCAGGTCGACGCCTACGTCACCGCCACGACCGAGCGCTTCGGCCGCATCGATGGCTTCTTCAACAACGCCGGCATCGAGGGCAAGCAGAACCCCACCGAGTCCTTCACCGCCGCCGAGTTCGACCGCGTCGTGTCGATCAACCTGCGCGGCGTGTTCCTCGGGCTCGAGAAGGTGCTCAAGGTCATGCGCGAGCAGGGCTCCGGCATGGTCGTGAACACCGCGAGCGTCGGCGGCATCCGCGGCATCGGCAACCAGTCCGGGTACGCGGCAGCCAAGCACGGCGTCGTCGGCCTCACCCGCAACTCGGCTGTCGAGTACGGCCGCTACGGCATCCGCATCAACGCCATCGCCCCCGGAGCCATCTGGACGCCCATGGTCGAGAACTCGATGAAGCAGCTCGACGCGGAGAACCCGCGCAAGGCCGCCGAGGAGTTCATCCAGGTCAACCCGACGAAGCGCTACGGCGAGGCCCCCGAGATCGCCGCCGTCGTCGCCTTCCTGCTGTCCGACGACGCGTCCTACGTCAACGCGACGGTCGTCCCGATCGACGGTGGGCAGTCGGCCGCGTACTGA
- a CDS encoding HNH endonuclease family protein has protein sequence MTSRRRRSRITLTSVLVVLALAVGGYALDASGVLGPDADAAGTTGAGGPTAGETTTIGPQQASSGATPASSPTVSRGADADTVRARTQLADLPVKGKAAGTGYDRTGDFGSAWLDVDHNGCDTRNDVLARDLAGITREGHCKVLTGTLVSPYTGATVDFVRGNTTSTLVQIDHVVALENAWRTGAQRLTEAERQALANDPVNLFAVDGRSNSQKGSGDAATWLPANKAFRCTYVEHQVTVKAKYRLWVAPGERDAMVRVLDAC, from the coding sequence ATGACGTCCCGCCGACGCCGCAGCCGCATCACCCTGACCTCTGTCCTCGTCGTCCTGGCCCTCGCCGTCGGCGGGTACGCGCTCGATGCGTCCGGCGTCCTCGGGCCGGACGCCGACGCGGCGGGCACGACCGGGGCGGGCGGTCCCACGGCCGGGGAGACGACCACCATCGGACCGCAGCAGGCGTCGTCGGGGGCGACCCCCGCCTCCAGTCCGACCGTCAGCCGCGGAGCCGACGCCGACACGGTCCGCGCACGCACCCAGCTCGCCGACCTGCCCGTCAAGGGCAAGGCCGCCGGCACCGGCTACGACCGCACCGGCGACTTCGGCAGCGCCTGGCTCGACGTCGACCACAACGGGTGCGACACCCGGAACGACGTCCTCGCCCGCGACCTCGCCGGCATCACCCGCGAGGGCCACTGCAAGGTCCTCACGGGCACCCTCGTCTCGCCGTACACCGGCGCGACGGTGGACTTCGTGCGCGGCAACACGACGTCGACGCTCGTGCAGATCGACCACGTCGTCGCGCTCGAGAACGCCTGGCGCACCGGCGCCCAGCGGCTCACCGAAGCCGAACGGCAGGCGCTGGCGAACGACCCGGTGAACCTGTTCGCCGTCGACGGCCGGTCCAACTCGCAGAAGGGCTCCGGCGACGCGGCGACCTGGCTGCCCGCCAACAAGGCGTTCCGCTGCACCTACGTCGAGCACCAGGTCACGGTGAAGGCGAAGTACCGCCTGTGGGTGGCTCCGGGTGAGCGGGACGCGATGGTGCGGGTGCTGGACGCCTGCTGA
- a CDS encoding SseB family protein, translated as MSTEDTNGSAFGRGVDKAPPTAAAELRRRMAASPAGFLRSAAWVPWKAAGTPEAGSVAHVMIRDKPFVPVFTDPDELAAGLPDAEGRPVPMSELVSALPEEFGIVVDPTSAAEANFLHSDVLAEMRAQMQGGVPTSDG; from the coding sequence GTGAGTACCGAAGACACGAACGGATCAGCCTTCGGCCGAGGCGTCGACAAGGCCCCGCCGACCGCCGCTGCCGAACTCCGACGGAGGATGGCAGCCTCGCCCGCGGGCTTCCTGCGCAGCGCGGCGTGGGTCCCCTGGAAGGCGGCGGGTACCCCGGAGGCCGGCAGCGTCGCCCACGTCATGATCCGGGACAAGCCGTTCGTGCCCGTCTTCACCGACCCGGACGAACTCGCCGCCGGCCTGCCCGACGCCGAGGGGCGTCCGGTGCCGATGTCCGAGCTCGTGTCGGCCCTGCCCGAGGAGTTCGGCATCGTGGTCGACCCCACGAGTGCGGCCGAGGCGAACTTCCTGCACAGTGACGTCCTCGCCGAGATGCGGGCGCAGATGCAGGGTGGCGTGCCGACCAGCGACGGCTGA